A portion of the Citrobacter rodentium NBRC 105723 = DSM 16636 genome contains these proteins:
- a CDS encoding formate C-acetyltransferase, which translates to MTNRIQRLKSALFQNNREISLERALLYTASYQQTEGEPVILRRAKATAYILEHVAISIRDEELIAGNRTVKPRAGIMSPEMDPYWLLKELDQFPTRPQDRFDISEEDKRIYREELFPWWEKRSMKDFINAQMTDEVKAAVSTQIFSVNQTDKGQGHIIIDYPRLLNNGLGELTTQMRAHCQQAPDNHFYQAALLLLEASQRHILRYAVLAEEMAERCPDAKRRQELLAIAANLRHNAAHKPQTFWQACQLFWYMNIILQYESNASSLSLGRFDQYMLPFYQASLTQGDDPAFLKELLESLWVKCNDIVLLRSTSSARYFAGFPTGYTALLGGLTENGRSAVNVLSFLCLDAYQSVQLPQPNLGVRTNALIDTPFLMKTAQTIRLGTGIPQIFNDEVVVPAFLNRGVSLEDARDYAVVGCVELSIPGKTYGLHDIAMFNLLKVMEISLYENEGNSELSYEGLLDHIRSKISHYITLMVEGSNICDIGHRDWAPVPLLSSFISDCLQNGRDITDGGARYNFSGVQGIGIANLSDSLHALNGLVFEQQRLSFDELLAVLKANFATPEGEKIRARLINRFEKYGNDIDDVDNISAELLRYYCKEVEKYQNPRGGHFTPGSYTVSAHVPLGAVVGATPDGRFAGEQLADGGLSPMLGQDMQGPTAVLKSVSKLDNTLLSNGTLLNVKFTPATLEGEAGLRKLADFLRAFTQLKLQHIQFNVVNAETLREAQQRPQDFAGLVVRVAGYSAFFVELSKEIQDDIIRRTAHQL; encoded by the coding sequence ATGACGAATCGTATCCAACGCCTGAAAAGCGCGCTGTTCCAGAACAACCGTGAAATCTCGCTGGAACGCGCGCTGCTTTACACCGCCAGCTATCAGCAGACGGAGGGCGAACCGGTTATCCTGCGTCGCGCCAAAGCGACGGCGTATATCCTTGAACATGTGGCGATCTCAATTCGTGATGAGGAACTGATTGCCGGGAACCGCACCGTAAAACCGCGTGCGGGGATTATGTCGCCCGAGATGGACCCGTACTGGCTGCTCAAGGAGCTGGATCAGTTTCCGACGCGCCCGCAGGACCGTTTTGATATTAGCGAAGAAGATAAACGCATCTATCGCGAAGAGCTGTTCCCCTGGTGGGAAAAACGCTCGATGAAGGATTTCATCAACGCGCAGATGACCGATGAGGTGAAGGCCGCCGTCAGTACGCAGATTTTTAGCGTCAACCAGACGGATAAAGGGCAGGGGCATATCATCATTGATTATCCGCGCCTGCTGAATAACGGGCTGGGCGAACTGACGACGCAGATGCGGGCGCACTGTCAACAAGCGCCCGATAATCACTTTTATCAGGCCGCGCTGCTGCTGCTGGAAGCGTCTCAGCGGCATATTTTGCGCTATGCCGTGCTGGCGGAAGAGATGGCTGAGCGCTGCCCTGACGCGAAGCGCCGTCAGGAACTGCTCGCGATTGCGGCGAACTTGCGGCATAACGCGGCGCATAAGCCGCAGACCTTCTGGCAGGCGTGTCAGCTGTTCTGGTACATGAACATCATTTTGCAGTACGAGTCTAACGCCAGCTCGCTGTCGCTTGGCCGGTTCGACCAGTACATGCTGCCGTTTTACCAGGCATCGCTGACGCAGGGGGACGATCCGGCTTTCCTGAAGGAGCTGCTTGAGTCGCTGTGGGTGAAGTGCAACGATATCGTGTTATTGCGCTCGACCAGCAGCGCCCGCTATTTTGCCGGCTTCCCGACCGGTTACACCGCGCTGCTTGGCGGCTTAACCGAAAACGGGCGCAGCGCGGTGAACGTCCTCTCTTTCCTGTGCCTTGACGCCTACCAGAGCGTACAGCTGCCGCAGCCTAACCTCGGCGTGCGCACCAATGCGCTGATCGATACGCCGTTCCTGATGAAAACGGCACAGACGATCCGCCTCGGCACCGGTATCCCGCAGATCTTCAATGATGAAGTGGTGGTGCCCGCATTCCTGAACCGCGGCGTATCGCTGGAGGATGCGCGTGATTACGCGGTAGTGGGCTGCGTGGAGCTGTCGATCCCGGGCAAAACCTACGGCCTGCATGACATCGCCATGTTCAATTTGCTGAAGGTGATGGAGATTAGCCTCTACGAAAACGAGGGCAACAGCGAACTCAGTTATGAAGGCCTGCTGGATCATATTCGCAGCAAAATCAGCCATTACATCACCCTGATGGTGGAGGGCAGCAATATTTGCGATATCGGCCACCGCGACTGGGCGCCGGTGCCGCTGCTTTCCTCGTTTATCAGCGACTGTCTGCAAAATGGGCGCGATATTACCGACGGCGGCGCGCGCTATAACTTCTCCGGCGTTCAGGGGATAGGCATCGCTAACCTGAGCGACTCGCTGCACGCTCTGAACGGGCTGGTGTTTGAGCAGCAGCGCCTGAGTTTCGATGAACTGCTCGCCGTGCTGAAAGCTAATTTTGCCACCCCGGAAGGAGAAAAGATCCGCGCCCGGCTGATCAACCGCTTCGAGAAATACGGTAACGACATTGATGATGTCGATAACATCAGCGCCGAACTGCTGCGTTATTACTGCAAAGAGGTGGAAAAATATCAGAATCCGCGCGGCGGCCATTTTACGCCGGGCTCTTATACCGTCTCTGCGCATGTGCCCCTGGGTGCGGTAGTGGGGGCGACGCCGGACGGTCGTTTCGCCGGAGAACAGCTGGCCGACGGCGGCCTGTCGCCAATGCTCGGACAGGACATGCAGGGGCCGACGGCGGTACTGAAATCGGTCAGCAAGCTCGATAACACGCTGCTTTCCAACGGCACGCTGCTGAACGTCAAATTTACTCCGGCGACCCTGGAGGGCGAGGCGGGGCTGCGCAAGCTCGCTGACTTCCTGCGCGCATTTACTCAGCTTAAGCTTCAGCACATCCAGTTTAATGTGGTGAATGCCGAAACGCTGCGGGAAGCGCAGCAGCGACCGCAGGATTTCGCCGGACTGGTGGTTCGCGTGGCGGGCTATAGCGCCTTCTTTGTTGAGCTGTCGAAGGAGATCCAGGATGACATCATTCGCCGTACCGCGCATCAGCTGTGA
- a CDS encoding PTS fructose-like transporter subunit IIB → MSVSTGRYLVAVTACVSGVAHTYMAAERLEKLCQQEKWNVKIETQGALGTENRLTEEEIGRADAVLLITDIELAGAERFSQSRYVQSGISAFLREPQRVISAVRKLLTAPQQTHLILE, encoded by the coding sequence ATGTCCGTCTCAACGGGACGCTATCTGGTTGCCGTGACCGCCTGCGTTAGCGGCGTGGCGCATACCTACATGGCGGCTGAACGGCTGGAGAAGCTTTGTCAGCAGGAAAAATGGAACGTTAAAATTGAAACACAGGGCGCGCTCGGTACGGAAAATCGCTTAACGGAGGAGGAGATCGGCCGGGCTGACGCCGTGCTGCTGATTACCGATATCGAACTGGCAGGCGCGGAACGTTTTAGCCAGAGCCGCTACGTGCAGTCGGGGATAAGCGCGTTTCTGCGCGAGCCGCAGCGGGTGATAAGCGCAGTGCGCAAACTGCTGACCGCTCCGCAACAGACGCATCTCATTCTGGAGTAA
- a CDS encoding [formate-C-acetyltransferase]-activating enzyme codes for MTSFAVPRISCEVPEPRGDDVARIFNIQRYSLNDGQGIRTVVFFKGCPHTCPWCANPESISPRIETVRRESKCLHCVPCLRDADECPSGAFERIGRDVTLDELEREVMKDDVFFRTSGGGVTLSGGEVLMQAPFATRFLHRLRRWDVRCAIETAGDASASRLLPLAKACDEVLFDLKIMEPERAREVVNMNLPRVLANLKLLVAEGINVIPRLPLIPGYTLMPENMQRALSLLLSLGIRQVHLLPFHLYGEPKYRLLGQSWSMKYVPAPTAQAVARYREMAENAGFEVTTGG; via the coding sequence ATGACATCATTCGCCGTACCGCGCATCAGCTGTGAGGTACCGGAGCCGCGCGGCGATGACGTTGCGCGCATCTTCAATATTCAGCGTTACTCGTTGAATGACGGGCAGGGAATACGCACGGTAGTCTTTTTTAAAGGCTGCCCGCATACCTGTCCGTGGTGCGCCAATCCTGAATCCATTTCACCGCGTATTGAAACCGTGCGCCGGGAAAGTAAATGTCTGCACTGCGTGCCCTGCCTGCGGGACGCCGACGAATGCCCTTCCGGTGCGTTTGAACGGATCGGGCGCGACGTCACCCTTGATGAGCTGGAACGTGAGGTGATGAAAGACGACGTTTTCTTTCGCACTTCCGGCGGCGGTGTTACTCTCTCCGGCGGCGAGGTGCTGATGCAGGCGCCTTTCGCGACCCGATTCCTGCACCGCCTGCGGCGCTGGGATGTGCGCTGCGCGATTGAAACCGCCGGTGATGCATCCGCCAGTCGCCTGTTGCCGCTGGCGAAAGCCTGTGATGAGGTACTCTTTGATTTAAAAATTATGGAGCCGGAGCGGGCGCGTGAGGTGGTGAACATGAATCTGCCGCGGGTACTGGCGAATCTGAAGCTGCTGGTGGCGGAAGGGATTAATGTGATCCCCCGCTTGCCATTGATTCCCGGTTATACACTTATGCCGGAGAATATGCAGCGTGCCCTGAGCTTGTTGTTATCACTTGGGATAAGACAGGTTCATTTGCTGCCGTTTCATCTGTACGGCGAACCGAAATATCGCCTGCTCGGGCAGTCCTGGTCAATGAAATACGTTCCGGCGCCCACGGCGCAAGCCGTGGCAAGATACCGTGAAATGGCGGAGAACGCTGGCTTTGAGGTCACCACAGGAGGTTAA
- the gldA gene encoding bifunctional L-1,2-propanediol dehydrogenase/glycerol dehydrogenase has product MDRIIQSPGKYIQGADVITRLGDYLKPLAERWLVVGDKFVLGFAQEALEKSFRDAGLALEIAPFGGECSQNEIDRLRSVAEKAQCGAVLGIGGGKTLDTAKALAHFMNLPVAIAPTIASTDAPCSALSVIYTDAGEFDRYLMLPHNPHMVIVDTKIVAGAPARLLAAGIGDALATWFEARACSRSGAITMAGGKCTQAALALAELCYNTLLEEGEKAMLAAEQHVVTPALERVIEANTYLSGVGFESGGLAAAHAIHNGLTAIPDAHHYYHGEKVAFGTLTQLVLENAPVEEIETVAALCHSVGLPITLAQLDIKQDVQAKMRIVAEASCVEGETIHNMPGGATPDEVYAALLVADQYGQRYLQEWE; this is encoded by the coding sequence ATGGATCGCATTATTCAATCACCTGGTAAATACATCCAGGGCGCAGATGTCATCACCCGTCTTGGCGACTACCTCAAGCCGCTGGCGGAACGCTGGCTGGTGGTCGGCGATAAATTTGTTTTAGGTTTCGCTCAGGAGGCGCTGGAAAAGAGCTTCCGGGATGCGGGACTGGCGCTGGAAATCGCGCCGTTCGGCGGCGAATGTTCGCAAAATGAGATCGACCGGCTGCGCAGCGTCGCTGAAAAGGCGCAGTGCGGCGCAGTACTTGGCATCGGTGGCGGCAAAACGCTGGATACCGCCAAAGCGCTCGCCCACTTTATGAATCTGCCGGTCGCTATTGCGCCGACCATCGCCTCAACCGATGCGCCATGCAGCGCTCTTTCCGTTATCTACACCGACGCCGGTGAGTTTGACCGCTACCTGATGTTGCCGCATAACCCGCATATGGTTATCGTTGATACGAAAATTGTCGCGGGCGCACCGGCGCGACTGCTGGCCGCCGGTATCGGCGACGCGCTGGCGACCTGGTTCGAAGCGCGCGCCTGTTCACGCAGCGGCGCGATCACGATGGCCGGGGGAAAATGCACCCAGGCTGCGCTGGCGCTGGCTGAACTGTGCTACAACACGCTGCTGGAAGAGGGTGAAAAAGCGATGCTGGCCGCTGAACAGCACGTAGTAACGCCCGCGCTTGAGCGCGTGATCGAGGCGAATACCTATCTGAGCGGCGTCGGCTTTGAAAGCGGCGGTCTGGCGGCAGCGCATGCAATTCATAACGGTCTGACGGCAATTCCTGACGCCCATCACTACTACCACGGCGAGAAAGTGGCGTTTGGTACGCTGACGCAGCTGGTGCTGGAAAACGCCCCGGTTGAGGAGATTGAAACCGTCGCCGCGCTGTGCCACTCCGTCGGTCTGCCGATTACGCTGGCGCAGCTGGATATTAAACAGGATGTGCAGGCGAAAATGCGCATCGTGGCGGAAGCGTCCTGCGTGGAGGGAGAAACCATCCACAATATGCCAGGCGGCGCAACGCCGGATGAGGTGTATGCCGCTCTGCTGGTTGCCGACCAGTACGGACAGCGTTATCTGCAGGAGTGGGAATAA
- a CDS encoding PTS fructose-like transporter subunit IIB — MTKIIAVTACPSGVAHTYMAAEALESAAKAKGWEVKVETQGSIGLENELTPDDVASADMVILTKDIGIKFEERFAGKTIVRVNISDAVKRADAIMNKIDAHLAQTA; from the coding sequence ATGACGAAAATTATTGCAGTTACCGCATGTCCTTCAGGCGTCGCGCATACCTATATGGCTGCCGAAGCGCTGGAGAGCGCCGCAAAAGCGAAAGGCTGGGAAGTGAAAGTGGAGACGCAGGGCTCAATTGGCCTGGAAAATGAGCTGACGCCGGACGACGTGGCGAGCGCGGATATGGTGATTCTGACTAAGGATATCGGCATCAAATTCGAAGAGCGCTTCGCAGGTAAAACCATCGTACGCGTCAATATCAGCGATGCGGTAAAACGCGCCGACGCCATTATGAATAAGATTGACGCGCATCTGGCGCAAACCGCGTAA
- the fsa gene encoding fructose-6-phosphate aldolase yields the protein MELYLDTANVAEVERLARIFPIAGVTTNPSIVAASKESLWDVLPRLQQVIGADGVLFAQTMSRDAQGMVNEAKRLNNAIPGIVVKIPVTSEGLAAIKMLKKEGITTLGTAVYSAAQGLLAALAGAKYVAPYVNRVDAQGGDGIRTVQELQSLLALHAPNSKVLAASFKTPRQALDCLLAGCEAITLPLDVAQQMLDTPAVQSAVEKFEQDWKNAFGNINL from the coding sequence ATGGAACTGTATCTGGATACCGCAAACGTAGCGGAAGTTGAACGGCTGGCGCGCATCTTCCCGATTGCTGGCGTGACCACCAATCCGAGCATTGTCGCGGCAAGCAAAGAATCCCTCTGGGATGTGCTGCCGCGGTTACAACAGGTTATCGGCGCAGATGGCGTACTGTTTGCCCAGACCATGAGCCGCGATGCGCAGGGCATGGTGAACGAAGCGAAACGCCTGAACAACGCCATACCAGGCATCGTGGTGAAAATCCCGGTGACCTCCGAAGGTCTGGCGGCGATCAAGATGCTGAAAAAAGAGGGCATTACGACGCTCGGCACCGCCGTGTACAGCGCTGCGCAAGGGCTGCTGGCCGCGCTGGCAGGCGCGAAATATGTCGCCCCCTACGTAAACCGCGTGGACGCGCAGGGCGGAGACGGTATCCGCACGGTACAGGAGTTGCAAAGCCTGCTGGCGCTGCACGCCCCGAACAGCAAAGTGCTGGCGGCAAGCTTTAAAACCCCGCGTCAGGCGCTGGACTGTTTACTGGCTGGCTGCGAAGCGATCACGCTGCCTTTAGATGTAGCGCAACAAATGCTCGATACCCCTGCGGTACAGTCGGCTGTTGAGAAGTTTGAGCAGGACTGGAAAAACGCATTCGGAAACATCAACCTGTAA
- a CDS encoding PTS fructose transporter subunit EIIC, whose amino-acid sequence MKELVQILKNTRQHLMTGVSHMIPFVVAGGILLAVSVMLYGKGAVPDAATDPNLKKLFDIGVAGLTLMVPFLAAYIGYSIAERSALAPCAIGAWVGNSFGAGFFGALIAGIIGGIVVHYLKKIPVHKVLRSVMPIFVIPVIGTFITAGIMMWGLGEPVGALTGSLTEWLQGMQQGSIVMLAVIMGLMLAFDMGGPVNKVAYAFMLICVAQGVYTVVAIAAVGICVPPLGLGLATLLGRKNFSPEEREAGKAALVMGCVGVTEGAIPFAAADPLRVIPSIMLGSACGAATAALFGAQCYAGWGGLIVLPVVEGKLGYIAAIAVGAVVTAICVNVLKSLARKKDTQVDEKEDDLDLEFEMN is encoded by the coding sequence ATGAAAGAGTTGGTGCAGATCCTGAAAAATACCCGACAGCATCTTATGACGGGCGTGTCGCATATGATCCCCTTTGTGGTTGCGGGCGGCATCTTACTGGCGGTCTCCGTCATGCTGTACGGCAAAGGGGCGGTGCCGGACGCTGCGACCGATCCGAATCTGAAAAAACTGTTTGATATTGGCGTCGCCGGACTGACGCTGATGGTGCCTTTTCTTGCCGCCTACATCGGTTATTCCATTGCCGAACGCTCCGCGCTGGCGCCCTGCGCGATTGGCGCCTGGGTGGGCAACAGCTTCGGCGCCGGTTTTTTTGGCGCGCTGATTGCCGGGATCATCGGCGGCATCGTCGTTCACTACCTGAAAAAAATCCCGGTGCATAAGGTGCTGCGCTCCGTTATGCCCATCTTTGTTATTCCGGTCATCGGCACCTTTATCACGGCAGGCATCATGATGTGGGGGCTGGGCGAACCGGTCGGCGCGCTGACCGGCAGCCTGACCGAATGGCTGCAGGGGATGCAGCAGGGCAGCATCGTGATGTTAGCGGTAATTATGGGACTAATGCTGGCCTTTGATATGGGCGGTCCGGTAAACAAGGTTGCCTATGCCTTTATGCTGATTTGCGTGGCGCAGGGCGTCTACACCGTTGTGGCCATCGCCGCCGTAGGGATCTGCGTACCGCCGCTGGGCCTGGGGCTGGCAACGTTGCTGGGACGTAAAAACTTCTCTCCGGAAGAGCGGGAAGCCGGTAAAGCGGCGCTGGTGATGGGCTGCGTAGGCGTCACTGAAGGGGCGATTCCCTTCGCCGCCGCCGATCCGCTGCGCGTCATCCCTTCCATCATGCTGGGCTCAGCCTGCGGGGCGGCCACCGCTGCGCTGTTCGGCGCGCAGTGCTATGCCGGCTGGGGCGGCTTAATCGTCCTGCCGGTGGTGGAAGGCAAGCTCGGTTATATCGCCGCGATCGCCGTCGGCGCGGTTGTTACTGCAATCTGCGTAAACGTGCTGAAAAGCCTGGCGCGGAAGAAGGACACTCAGGTTGACGAAAAAGAAGACGACCTGGATTTAGAGTTTGAAATGAATTAA
- the ptsP gene encoding phosphoenolpyruvate--protein phosphotransferase, giving the protein MALIVEFTCELPNGVHARPASHVETLCNTFTSQIEWHNLRTGRKGNAKSALALIGTDTLAGDSCQLLITGADEAEAHQRLSQWLREEFPLCDAPLAEVSSSELVPLPASLTHLNPQLFRARTVCNGSAGGILTLISSLDLNALGELPAANDVEKEQSALDRGLTLLMKSIAFRLLDSDGATSAILEAHRSLAGDTSLRQHLLDGVSRGLSCAQAIVASANHFCDEFSRSSSSYLQERALDVRDVCFQLLQHIYGEERFPAPSRLTQPSVCMADELTPSQFLELDKTFLKGLLLKSGGTTSHTVILARSFNIPTLVGVEIDALTPWLQQTVYIDGNAGAIVVAPDEPVDRYYQQEARVQHALREQQRVWLNREARTADDVRMEVAANIAHSVEAQAAFGNGAEAVGLFRTEMLYMDRASAPDENELYNIFCQALEPARGRSIIVRTMDIGGDKPVDYLNIPAETNPFLGYRAVRIYEEYAALFTTQLRAILRASAHGSLKIMIPMISSMEEILWVKEKLAEAKQQLRNEHIPFDEKIPLGIMLEVPSVMFIIDQCCEEIDFFSIGSNDLTQYLLAVDRDNAKVTRHYNSLNPAFLRALDYAVQAVHRQGKWIGLCGELGAKGSVLPLLVGLGLDEISMSAPSIPTAKARMAQLDSRACRQLLNQAMACRTSLEVEHLLAQFRMTQQDAPLVTAQCITLDSDWRSKEEVIKGMTDNLLLAGRCRYPRKLEADLWAREAVFSTGLGFSFAIPHSKSEHIEQSTISVARLNAPVRWGDDEAQFIIMLTLNKHAAGDQHMRIFSRLARRIMHEEFRNALVNAASADAIASLLQHELEL; this is encoded by the coding sequence ATGGCCCTGATTGTGGAATTTACCTGTGAACTGCCCAACGGCGTTCATGCGCGCCCGGCAAGCCACGTGGAAACGCTGTGCAATACCTTCACGTCTCAGATTGAGTGGCACAACCTGCGCACTGGTCGTAAGGGCAACGCCAAAAGCGCGCTGGCGCTGATTGGCACCGACACCCTGGCTGGCGACAGCTGCCAGTTGCTGATTACCGGCGCGGATGAAGCCGAAGCTCACCAGCGTCTGAGCCAGTGGCTACGCGAAGAATTTCCGCTCTGTGACGCCCCGCTGGCAGAAGTCAGCAGCAGCGAATTAGTCCCGCTTCCCGCCTCGCTCACCCACCTGAATCCGCAGTTATTTCGCGCCCGAACCGTCTGCAACGGCAGCGCTGGCGGCATCCTGACTCTGATCTCCTCGCTGGATCTCAACGCCCTCGGCGAACTACCTGCGGCAAACGACGTGGAGAAGGAACAGTCAGCGCTGGATCGCGGCTTAACGCTATTAATGAAAAGCATCGCGTTCCGTTTGCTCGACAGCGATGGCGCCACCAGCGCCATCCTGGAAGCCCACCGTTCGCTGGCGGGCGATACCTCTTTGCGTCAGCACCTGCTGGACGGGGTTTCACGCGGCTTAAGCTGCGCGCAGGCGATTGTTGCCAGCGCTAACCATTTCTGCGATGAATTCTCCCGTTCCAGCAGCAGCTATTTACAGGAGCGCGCGCTGGACGTGCGTGACGTTTGCTTCCAGTTGCTGCAACACATTTACGGCGAAGAACGCTTTCCGGCGCCGAGCAGGCTGACCCAGCCCAGCGTCTGTATGGCCGATGAACTGACGCCAAGCCAGTTCCTGGAGCTGGATAAAACGTTCCTCAAAGGCTTGCTGTTAAAAAGCGGCGGCACCACCTCGCACACGGTGATCCTCGCCCGTTCGTTTAATATTCCCACCCTGGTCGGCGTGGAAATTGACGCCTTAACGCCGTGGCTCCAGCAAACGGTGTATATCGACGGCAACGCAGGCGCAATCGTGGTCGCTCCTGACGAGCCCGTCGATCGCTATTACCAGCAGGAGGCCCGCGTACAGCATGCCCTGCGCGAACAGCAGCGCGTCTGGCTGAACCGGGAAGCGCGCACTGCGGACGATGTCCGGATGGAGGTCGCCGCCAATATCGCGCACTCCGTTGAGGCGCAGGCCGCCTTCGGCAACGGCGCGGAAGCGGTCGGTCTGTTCCGTACGGAAATGCTGTATATGGACCGCGCCAGCGCGCCGGACGAAAACGAACTGTACAATATCTTTTGCCAGGCGCTGGAGCCCGCCCGGGGACGCAGCATTATTGTGCGCACGATGGACATCGGCGGCGATAAGCCCGTTGATTACCTCAACATCCCGGCGGAAACCAACCCTTTCCTCGGCTATCGCGCCGTGCGCATCTATGAAGAGTACGCTGCGCTGTTTACCACCCAACTGCGGGCGATCCTGCGCGCGTCAGCACACGGCAGCCTGAAAATCATGATCCCGATGATCTCCTCAATGGAAGAGATCCTGTGGGTCAAAGAGAAACTGGCGGAAGCTAAACAGCAGTTACGCAATGAGCATATCCCGTTTGATGAGAAGATCCCGCTCGGCATCATGCTGGAAGTTCCGTCGGTGATGTTCATCATCGATCAGTGCTGCGAGGAGATTGATTTCTTCAGCATCGGCAGCAACGATTTGACGCAGTACCTGCTGGCCGTCGATCGCGACAACGCTAAAGTCACTCGCCACTATAACAGTCTGAACCCGGCCTTTCTGCGCGCGCTGGATTACGCGGTGCAGGCGGTGCATCGACAGGGTAAGTGGATTGGCCTGTGCGGCGAGCTGGGGGCAAAAGGCTCGGTTCTTCCGCTGCTGGTTGGCCTCGGGCTGGATGAGATCAGCATGAGCGCGCCGTCGATTCCCACCGCCAAAGCGCGCATGGCGCAGCTCGACAGCCGCGCCTGTCGCCAGTTGCTGAATCAGGCGATGGCCTGCCGCACCTCGCTGGAGGTGGAGCATCTGCTGGCGCAGTTCCGCATGACGCAGCAGGACGCCCCGCTGGTCACCGCCCAATGCATCACCCTTGACAGCGACTGGCGCAGTAAGGAAGAGGTGATCAAGGGGATGACCGACAACCTGCTGCTGGCGGGTCGCTGCCGCTATCCGCGTAAGCTGGAGGCCGATCTCTGGGCGCGCGAAGCGGTCTTCTCAACCGGCCTGGGCTTTAGCTTCGCCATTCCGCACAGCAAATCTGAACATATTGAGCAGTCCACCATCAGCGTGGCGCGGCTGAACGCGCCGGTCCGCTGGGGCGACGACGAGGCGCAGTTCATCATCATGCTGACGCTCAACAAACACGCCGCGGGCGACCAGCATATGCGCATTTTCTCACGTCTGGCCCGTCGCATCATGCACGAAGAATTTCGCAACGCGCTGGTTAACGCCGCCTCCGCCGACGCTATCGCCAGCCTGCTGCAACATGAGCTTGAACTTTAA